CGAATGATGCTTCAGCTCCTCCTGGCGTTGACGCCGAACATGCCGCCCAATGCGCCGGCAGCCGCCGCCACCGCCAGCATCGTCAGCGTACGGACACCGATGCCCGCATTCGCGGCAAGGAACCCGGTAAGCAGTATGAGAATGCCGTAAGCCAGGCCGAGTATGCCCCCGTAATACCAGCCGCGTTGTCCGGATCGTTTGCCGGATACGAAGCCCCCCGCCAGCGCGGCGGCGCCGTGCACAATCAGGCTGTAGAGCGGCAGCGAAGCTTCGTCCATGCTGCCGAAGCGGAGCAGCAGCGAGAGCACGGCCGCTCCGATCGCCAGCCAGACGGCGGCGCACAGGATGCCGGACAGCATCGGAGAAGTCGCCTGCACCTTCGTCACATTTTTCATCGCGCGTTATCCCCCTCCATTTGAAAGTGATTATCGTTAATAGAGCATATGGCGGGGCCAGAAAAAATAGTACAAGTCCGTTCCCGTGCCTGTTCATCGAAAGAATCGCCTTCGGAACATCCGCTGCCATAAATTCGAATAACACCCTCCGTATGACGGTCCTTCCCTCAGGTGACAATAGCTTTACGGCCGGCGGGCTCTTCAGAGCGTCCATTCGGAGCGGGGCCCGGCCGGGAACTAATCGGGAACAAATAAGGAGGGCGGTTTGATTAATGGAGATTTGGAGTATCCTGATCCGGACCGTTTTAACTTATTTTGTCGTTTTTCTCATCCTAAGGTTCATGGGCAAACGGGAAATCGGCAAGCTCTCCGTCTTCGACCTCGTCATTTCCGTCATGATCGCCGAAATTGCGGTCATCGTCATTGAAGATACGGATCGTCCGTTAACCGATGGCATCGTCCCGATGTGCGCGCTCATGCTGATTCAGATCGGCATCGCTTTTATTGCGCTCAAAAGCCGCACGGTTCGGCTCTGGTTCGACGGCAAGCCGACGGTCCTGATCGAGAACGGGCATTTGAACCGGGAAGCGATGCGCAAGCAGCGCTATAATTTGGACGATTTGCTTCACCAGCTACGGGCCAATAAGATCGGAACGGTTGAGGACGTCGAATTTGCGGTGCTGGAGACAAGCGGCAAGCTGTCGATTTTGGAAAAGGACAAGGAGCGCCGAACGGGCTTTTTCGATGAATCGGCAGAACATCGCGGCAGGGGAGAAAAAGAAGATCCGCACAAGCTGCCGCCCCCTTTTCCGGAGCATTACCGGTTCGAGTCGCTGCCCATTCCGCTTATTATGGACGGCAAGCTTGTCGGCGACAATTTGAACCGGCTCGGGAAGGACCGGTTTTGGCTGAACAATCAGCTGAAGCAGCGGGGCGTGACCGATTTGAAGCAGGTGTACCTGTGCACGATCGACCATAAAGGCAAGCTTTATGTCGACAGCCGCAATAAGCCGGGGTCTTAACGCCGCCGATCGAAAGGCGGCGCCCCGGCGTTTGTTTTTTCTTCATCGGAACCAACGGCCGATCAGGGGGAGGCGGGAAGCGTCGTAGCGGTCGATAATGCCGGTCGCCATAATGACGACCAGGTAAACGATAAAGCCGGCCGTACAGGCCATCGTCATATTCAGCCATAAGGCGGGAAGCGCCCCGCGGTTCATGACCCATAAAGCTGCGGCCCCCATAATCGTCATGGCGGCCCCGACTTTAATAAAGTCGAACAGCTCCATGCGGAAGCCGATAAAACGGACGACGCTGATAAAATGCAGCACGGTGACGAGGACGATATTGACGTTGATGGCGATCAGCGCGCCGTAAATGCCGAGCTCCGGCATCGAAGCGAGCTTCATGATAAGCACTAGCTTGACCAATGCGCCGATGAAGGTGTTCATGAGCGCCGTGCCCGGCTTGTCCAGCGCCTGCAGGGCGGCCTGCAGCGGGGCCTGGAGGTAAATGAACAGGCCGACCGGCGCCATCCATTTCAGCATCGGCGCGATTTCGGCGTGATGGTAGAGCAGCCGGCAGATCGGCTCGGCGAACAGCGCCATGACGACGATGAACGGCGCGCCGGTCACGAGCGCAAGGCGCATCGATTGATGCAGCCGCTTGTGAATGGTCGCGCGGTCGCCTTTGGCTGCGGCTTCGGACAGCGACGGGACGAGCGAAACGGCCAGCGAGTAGGTCAGGGCGGTCGGCAGCAGCAGAATCGGGATGATCATCCCCTGCAGCGCGCCGTATTGGGCCGTGGCGGCGCCGGTCGCGATGCCGGCAACGGCAAGCGCTCTCGCGGTCAGGATCGACTCCAGCAAATACGAAAGCGAGCCGATCATCCGGCTGAACGTGACCGGAACGGACAAGCCGAGCAGACGCCGGAGCACCGGTCTGCGGGAGAGCGGCCGGGACCCCGAAATCCATTTGTTCGCTACCGGTTGCGCCACATCTACTGCACCATTGGAAGCCTCATCCGTCTTCCCTGAGGCAGGGCCGGCGCTGCCGGCTTTACGTTCCTTCAGCCGGTCGTGCACATACTGCCAGTATAGGACGGCGAAGCCGGCGATTTCGCCGGCGACGACGCCGAGCATCGCGCCGGCTGCCGCCCATGCAAGCCCGAGCGGCAGCAGCATCCGGGCGAGCAGCAGCTGGAAGACGATCCGGAACAGTGATTCGACCGTCGTTGACAGGGCGGTCGGCATCATATTTTGCTTCCCCTGAAAATAACCCCGGTATACGGAGGAAATGCCGATAATAAGCAGCAGGGGGCTCATACACAGGAACGTTTGGTAGACCCGCGGATCGGTCATCAGGTGCTTCGTAATCCATGGGGTCAAAATCATGAAGACCGCCGTAATGACGACCGACAGGCTGACGGTGAGCAGCATGGCCGTGCGAAGGATCTGCTTCACCCGTCTGCGGTCGCCCTGCGATTCCGCCTCGGCGATCCATTTGGCGACCGCCAGCGGAATGCCGCCGGTCACGAGCGTAAGCATGACGATCAGGAACGGCCAGCCGAGCTGGTACAGCCCGACGCCTTCCGCGCCGATAATCCGGGGCATCGCGATGCGGGGGACGAAACCGAGAATGCGGTTGACGATCCCGGCTGCCAGCAGGATGAGCGCGCCTTTCATAAAAGATTGCTTGGTCACGTTCGCTCCCTCTCTTTGTTCTTTCTCGAAATTTTCATCATTCGGGATACCCGAAGCAGAACCGGAAACCGCTTTTAAGGCTGCCGGCGATCGGAAATGCTCTTAAACCTGTCCTATGCTCAAGCATATGCGCGGCATGTCCGCTCCCATGCCGTAATTTTTATGGAGCGGGCATTATTCCGGAGCCGCCGGAAATGAAACGAAACCAGGTCCGGAGGCACGCTTTGTTATTGTTGAACATTCCTCCTGCGATTTTTGGCGGCGGACGTGCAGGAATCGCGCAGGGGGGCGGCGAAATAGGTTTAAGGCTGGATGCCGATTTCGGCGGAGGAGGATAACGCAGGTGACGGACGTGGAGTGGGCCGAAACGATCGAAGCGCTGTGCGAAAGCAAAGCGGAGGAATTCAGGCTGGTCGGCTATGAGCATGTGACCGCCAAGGAAGTGTGGGAATGCGTCAGCGACAAATACGCGAAAACCGGGCAGCCGGCATTGCATCGGGTCGTCAACGACATCTTGTCGCTCAAGGCGACACGGTTTATGAACTACATGACGTTAAGTGCGTTCAAGGGGTCCCAATTTTGACGGCGGGGCTCTTTTTTTTGACTCGTTTTTCCGGCGTCGCTATAATAGGAATATTGACAAGCTCTTACAAGGGGGAACCAACGGCATTATGAACCGATTGTTAACATTTGTGCTCATCGTCGTCTTATCCGCAGGCGTCGTCGGAGCGACCAGCCCCTGGCTCGTAAAGCAAATCAAGCTGGGCCTGGACCTGAAAGGCGGATTTGAAATCCTGTACGAGGCG
This genomic window from Paenibacillus humicola contains:
- a CDS encoding TIGR04086 family membrane protein, translating into MKNVTKVQATSPMLSGILCAAVWLAIGAAVLSLLLRFGSMDEASLPLYSLIVHGAAALAGGFVSGKRSGQRGWYYGGILGLAYGILILLTGFLAANAGIGVRTLTMLAVAAAAGALGGMFGVNARRS
- a CDS encoding DUF421 domain-containing protein: MEIWSILIRTVLTYFVVFLILRFMGKREIGKLSVFDLVISVMIAEIAVIVIEDTDRPLTDGIVPMCALMLIQIGIAFIALKSRTVRLWFDGKPTVLIENGHLNREAMRKQRYNLDDLLHQLRANKIGTVEDVEFAVLETSGKLSILEKDKERRTGFFDESAEHRGRGEKEDPHKLPPPFPEHYRFESLPIPLIMDGKLVGDNLNRLGKDRFWLNNQLKQRGVTDLKQVYLCTIDHKGKLYVDSRNKPGS
- a CDS encoding putative polysaccharide biosynthesis protein, producing the protein MTKQSFMKGALILLAAGIVNRILGFVPRIAMPRIIGAEGVGLYQLGWPFLIVMLTLVTGGIPLAVAKWIAEAESQGDRRRVKQILRTAMLLTVSLSVVITAVFMILTPWITKHLMTDPRVYQTFLCMSPLLLIIGISSVYRGYFQGKQNMMPTALSTTVESLFRIVFQLLLARMLLPLGLAWAAAGAMLGVVAGEIAGFAVLYWQYVHDRLKERKAGSAGPASGKTDEASNGAVDVAQPVANKWISGSRPLSRRPVLRRLLGLSVPVTFSRMIGSLSYLLESILTARALAVAGIATGAATAQYGALQGMIIPILLLPTALTYSLAVSLVPSLSEAAAKGDRATIHKRLHQSMRLALVTGAPFIVVMALFAEPICRLLYHHAEIAPMLKWMAPVGLFIYLQAPLQAALQALDKPGTALMNTFIGALVKLVLIMKLASMPELGIYGALIAINVNIVLVTVLHFISVVRFIGFRMELFDFIKVGAAMTIMGAAALWVMNRGALPALWLNMTMACTAGFIVYLVVIMATGIIDRYDASRLPLIGRWFR
- a CDS encoding post-transcriptional regulator, with translation MTDVEWAETIEALCESKAEEFRLVGYEHVTAKEVWECVSDKYAKTGQPALHRVVNDILSLKATRFMNYMTLSAFKGSQF